The Schistocerca gregaria isolate iqSchGreg1 chromosome 1, iqSchGreg1.2, whole genome shotgun sequence genome includes a window with the following:
- the LOC126350161 gene encoding protamine has translation MARRCGRRRRRSCRPRRRKGGHGRMTVSAFFNFLRALKRKYPCCPRNELICMASRRWRRMTCNQKERYQAMARRVRCRTPKRCFRRRPRSCSLAARRHRSRSGRR, from the coding sequence ATGTGGGCGGCGCCGACGTCGGAGCTGCCGGCCGAGGCGGCGCAAGGGTGGCCACGGCCGCATGACTGTGAGCGCCTTCTTCAACTTCCTGCGCGCGCTCAAGCGCAAGTACCCCTGCTGCCCTCGCAACGAGCTCATCTGTATGGCGTCTCGCCGTTGGCGGCGCATGACATGCAACCAGAAGGAGCGCTACCAGGCCATGGCGCGCCGCGTTCGCTGCAGAACCCCCAAGAGGTGCTTCCGCAGGCGGCCGCGCAGCTGCAGTCTCGCCGCGCGCAGGCATCGCAGTCGCAGCGGCAGGAGGTAG